The Canis lupus baileyi chromosome 11, mCanLup2.hap1, whole genome shotgun sequence genome includes a window with the following:
- the ANKRD54 gene encoding ankyrin repeat domain-containing protein 54 isoform X2: protein MAAADGGADDEPRSGRSSSDGECAVAPEPLTGREGLFSFADFGSALGGGAGLSGRASGGAQSPLRYLHVLWQQDAEPRDELRRKIPAGRLRRARPHRRLGPTGKEVHALKRLRDSANANDVETVQLLLDHGADPNQRDGLGNTPLHLAACTNHVPVITTLLRGGARVDALDRAGRTPLHLAKSKLNILQEGHSQCLEAVRLEVKQIIQMLREYLERLGRHEQRERLDDLCTRLQMTSTKEQVDEVTDLLASFTSLSLQMQNMEKR from the exons ATGGCAGCCGCCGACGGGGGCGCGGACGACGAGCCGCGCTCGGGCCGCTCGAGCTCGGACGGCGAGTGCGCCGTGGCGCCGGAGCCGCTGACGGGCCGCGAGGGCCTCTTCTCCTTCGCAGACTTCGGGTCGGCGctgggcggcggcgcgggcctcTCGGGCCGGGCGTCCGGCGGGGCGCAGTCCCCGCTGCGCTACCTCCACGTCCTGTGGCAGCAGGACGCGGAGCCCCGCGACGAGCTGCGCCGTAAGATCCCCGCCGGGCGGCTGAGGCGCGCCAGGCCCCACCGGCGGCTCGGGCCCACGGGCAAGGAGGTGCACG CTCTGAAGAGGCTGAGGGACTCAGCCAATGCCAATGACGTGGAAACAG tacaGCTGCTCCTGGACCATGGGGCTGATCCCAACCAGCGAGATGGGCTGGGGAACACGCCACTGCACCTGG CGGCCTGCACCAACCACGTCCCTGTCATCACTACACTGCTACGAGGAG GGGCCCGTGTGGACGCCCTGGACCGAGCTGGCCGCACGCCCCTGCACCTGGCCAAGTCAAAGCTGAACATCCTGCAGGAAGGCCACTCCCAGTGCCTGGAGGCTGTGCGGCTGGAGGTGAAGCAG ATCATCCAGATGCTGAGGGAATACCTGGAGCGCCTGGGGCGGCACGAGCAGCGGGAGCGGCTGGATGATCTCTGTACCCGCCTCCAGATGACGAGCACCAAAGAGCAG GTGGATGAAGTGACCGACCTCCTGGCCAGCTTCACGTCCCTCAGCTTGCAGATGCAGAACATGGAGAAGAGGTAG
- the ANKRD54 gene encoding ankyrin repeat domain-containing protein 54 isoform X1 — protein MAAADGGADDEPRSGRSSSDGECAVAPEPLTGREGLFSFADFGSALGGGAGLSGRASGGAQSPLRYLHVLWQQDAEPRDELRRKIPAGRLRRARPHRRLGPTGKEVHALKRLRDSANANDVETVQQLLEDGADPCAADDKGRTALHFASCNGNDQIVQLLLDHGADPNQRDGLGNTPLHLAACTNHVPVITTLLRGGARVDALDRAGRTPLHLAKSKLNILQEGHSQCLEAVRLEVKQIIQMLREYLERLGRHEQRERLDDLCTRLQMTSTKEQVDEVTDLLASFTSLSLQMQNMEKR, from the exons ATGGCAGCCGCCGACGGGGGCGCGGACGACGAGCCGCGCTCGGGCCGCTCGAGCTCGGACGGCGAGTGCGCCGTGGCGCCGGAGCCGCTGACGGGCCGCGAGGGCCTCTTCTCCTTCGCAGACTTCGGGTCGGCGctgggcggcggcgcgggcctcTCGGGCCGGGCGTCCGGCGGGGCGCAGTCCCCGCTGCGCTACCTCCACGTCCTGTGGCAGCAGGACGCGGAGCCCCGCGACGAGCTGCGCCGTAAGATCCCCGCCGGGCGGCTGAGGCGCGCCAGGCCCCACCGGCGGCTCGGGCCCACGGGCAAGGAGGTGCACG CTCTGAAGAGGCTGAGGGACTCAGCCAATGCCAATGACGTGGAAACAG TGCAGCAGCTTCTGGAAGATGGCGCGGATCCCTGTGCAGCTGATGACAAGGGCCGCACAGCTCTGCACTTTGCCTCCTGCAATGGCAATGACCAGATCG tacaGCTGCTCCTGGACCATGGGGCTGATCCCAACCAGCGAGATGGGCTGGGGAACACGCCACTGCACCTGG CGGCCTGCACCAACCACGTCCCTGTCATCACTACACTGCTACGAGGAG GGGCCCGTGTGGACGCCCTGGACCGAGCTGGCCGCACGCCCCTGCACCTGGCCAAGTCAAAGCTGAACATCCTGCAGGAAGGCCACTCCCAGTGCCTGGAGGCTGTGCGGCTGGAGGTGAAGCAG ATCATCCAGATGCTGAGGGAATACCTGGAGCGCCTGGGGCGGCACGAGCAGCGGGAGCGGCTGGATGATCTCTGTACCCGCCTCCAGATGACGAGCACCAAAGAGCAG GTGGATGAAGTGACCGACCTCCTGGCCAGCTTCACGTCCCTCAGCTTGCAGATGCAGAACATGGAGAAGAGGTAG
- the ANKRD54 gene encoding ankyrin repeat domain-containing protein 54 isoform X3 codes for MPMTWKQQLLEDGADPCAADDKGRTALHFASCNGNDQIVQLLLDHGADPNQRDGLGNTPLHLAACTNHVPVITTLLRGGARVDALDRAGRTPLHLAKSKLNILQEGHSQCLEAVRLEVKQIIQMLREYLERLGRHEQRERLDDLCTRLQMTSTKEQVDEVTDLLASFTSLSLQMQNMEKR; via the exons ATGCCAATGACGTGGAAACAG CAGCTTCTGGAAGATGGCGCGGATCCCTGTGCAGCTGATGACAAGGGCCGCACAGCTCTGCACTTTGCCTCCTGCAATGGCAATGACCAGATCG tacaGCTGCTCCTGGACCATGGGGCTGATCCCAACCAGCGAGATGGGCTGGGGAACACGCCACTGCACCTGG CGGCCTGCACCAACCACGTCCCTGTCATCACTACACTGCTACGAGGAG GGGCCCGTGTGGACGCCCTGGACCGAGCTGGCCGCACGCCCCTGCACCTGGCCAAGTCAAAGCTGAACATCCTGCAGGAAGGCCACTCCCAGTGCCTGGAGGCTGTGCGGCTGGAGGTGAAGCAG ATCATCCAGATGCTGAGGGAATACCTGGAGCGCCTGGGGCGGCACGAGCAGCGGGAGCGGCTGGATGATCTCTGTACCCGCCTCCAGATGACGAGCACCAAAGAGCAG GTGGATGAAGTGACCGACCTCCTGGCCAGCTTCACGTCCCTCAGCTTGCAGATGCAGAACATGGAGAAGAGGTAG